The proteins below are encoded in one region of Coturnix japonica isolate 7356 chromosome 10, Coturnix japonica 2.1, whole genome shotgun sequence:
- the TM2D3 gene encoding TM2 domain-containing protein 3 isoform X2: MAAPLGLRALRRLCGAALFVSQLYVLSGRGSLMATKHSQPQSTLAKSLTSTSTNAPYFRAAESTEIPAYVTKCPSNGLCSRLPPDCMICNTNYSCVYGKPATFDCRVKPHVHCVDQNNQEQENFTVNMTCQFCWQLPTTDYVCTNSTSCMTVSCPRQRYNASCTVRDHIHCLGNRVFPKMLYCNWTGGYKWSTALALSITLGGFGADRFYLGQWREGLGKLFSFGGLGIWTLIDVLLIGVGYVGPADGSLYI; encoded by the exons atggcggcgccgTTGGGGCTCCGTGCGCTGCGGCGGCTGTGCGGGGCCGCGCTCTTCGTGTCGCAGCTCTACGTCCTGTCCGGCCGCG GATCTCTGATGGCCACAAAGCATTCACAGCCACAGTCTACATTGGCAAAAAGCCTGACATCCACGAGCACAAATGCTCCCTACTTCAGGGCAGCAG aaaGTACAGAAATTCCAGCGTATGTGACTAAATGTCCAAGCAATGGGCTTTGCAGTAGGTTGCCGCCAGACTGCATGATATGTAACACGAATTATTCCTGCGTATATGGGAAGCCGGCCACTTTTGATTGCAGAGTCAAACCACATGTTCATTGTGTT GATCAGAACAACCAGGAGCAGGAAAACTTTACAGTTAACATGACGTGCCAGTTTTGCTGGCAGCTTCCAACAACTGACTACGTGTGCACCAATTCTACCAGCTGCATGACGGTCTCTTGCCCACGGCAGCGATACAATGCCAGCTGCACCGTGCGGGATCACATCCACTGTCTGG GTAACAGAGTCTTTCCAAAGATGCTCTATTGCAACTGGACTGGAGGCTATAAGTGGTCTACTGCCCTGGCACTAAG CATCACCCTGGGTGGATTCGGAGCAGATCGTTTCTATTTGGGCCAGTGGCGGGAAGGTCTGGGAAAACTCTTCAGCTTTGGTGGACTTGGAATCTGGACACTGATTGACGTGCTGCTCATTGGTGTGGGCTATGTGGGACCTGCCGATGGCTCTCTTTATATTTAA
- the TM2D3 gene encoding TM2 domain-containing protein 3 isoform X1: protein MAAPLGLRALRRLCGAALFVSQLYVLSGRAGSLMATKHSQPQSTLAKSLTSTSTNAPYFRAAESTEIPAYVTKCPSNGLCSRLPPDCMICNTNYSCVYGKPATFDCRVKPHVHCVDQNNQEQENFTVNMTCQFCWQLPTTDYVCTNSTSCMTVSCPRQRYNASCTVRDHIHCLGNRVFPKMLYCNWTGGYKWSTALALSITLGGFGADRFYLGQWREGLGKLFSFGGLGIWTLIDVLLIGVGYVGPADGSLYI, encoded by the exons atggcggcgccgTTGGGGCTCCGTGCGCTGCGGCGGCTGTGCGGGGCCGCGCTCTTCGTGTCGCAGCTCTACGTCCTGTCCGGCCGCG cAGGATCTCTGATGGCCACAAAGCATTCACAGCCACAGTCTACATTGGCAAAAAGCCTGACATCCACGAGCACAAATGCTCCCTACTTCAGGGCAGCAG aaaGTACAGAAATTCCAGCGTATGTGACTAAATGTCCAAGCAATGGGCTTTGCAGTAGGTTGCCGCCAGACTGCATGATATGTAACACGAATTATTCCTGCGTATATGGGAAGCCGGCCACTTTTGATTGCAGAGTCAAACCACATGTTCATTGTGTT GATCAGAACAACCAGGAGCAGGAAAACTTTACAGTTAACATGACGTGCCAGTTTTGCTGGCAGCTTCCAACAACTGACTACGTGTGCACCAATTCTACCAGCTGCATGACGGTCTCTTGCCCACGGCAGCGATACAATGCCAGCTGCACCGTGCGGGATCACATCCACTGTCTGG GTAACAGAGTCTTTCCAAAGATGCTCTATTGCAACTGGACTGGAGGCTATAAGTGGTCTACTGCCCTGGCACTAAG CATCACCCTGGGTGGATTCGGAGCAGATCGTTTCTATTTGGGCCAGTGGCGGGAAGGTCTGGGAAAACTCTTCAGCTTTGGTGGACTTGGAATCTGGACACTGATTGACGTGCTGCTCATTGGTGTGGGCTATGTGGGACCTGCCGATGGCTCTCTTTATATTTAA
- the ADAL gene encoding adenosine deaminase-like protein isoform X1, which produces MAAEPERSFYRELPKVELHAHLNGCISSSTMKKLMAQKPNLQIQNGMTVIDKGKKRTLDECFQMFQIIYQITTRTEDILLITKDVIKEFADDGVKYLELRSTPREEKSTGMTKRMYVETVLEGIKQCKEEGLDIDVRLLIAINRRGGPTVAKQTVKLAEEFLLSTDGVVVGLDLSGDPTAGHGQDFLEPLSEAKKAGLKLALHLSEIPNQEEETKILLGLPPDRIGHGTFLNSPTTGSEELVPLVRQNHIPLELCMTSNIKTQTVPSCDKHHFGYWYNIGHPAVLCTDDKGVFATDLSQEYELVAKTFNLTRSQMWDLSYESINYIFASNGVKSKLREQWCKLKPTLFV; this is translated from the exons ATGGCGGCGGAACCGGAGCGGAGCTTCTACCGGGAGCTGCCCAAAGTG GAACTTCATGCTCATTTGAATGGCTGTATCAGTTCTTCAACTATGAAGAAACTTATGGCCCAGAAGCCAAACCTTCAGATCCAGAATGGAATGACTGTGATtgacaaaggaaagaaaagaacctTAGATGA gtgttttcagatgtttcagaTCATCTATCAGATTACAACAAGGACTGAAGATATTTTACTG ATAACTAAGGATGTTATTAAAGAATTTGCTGATGATGGTGTCAAATATCTGGAATTAAGGAGCACTCCTCGAGAAGAAAAGTCCACAG GTATGACCAAAAGGATGTACGTTGAAACTGTACTTGAGGGTATAAAACAGTGTAAAGAAGAAGGCTTGGATATAGATGTAAG ATTATTGATAGCAATAAATAGAAGAGGTGGTCCAACAGTTGCTAAGCAGACTGTTAAACTTGCTGAAGAATTCCTTCTTTCCACTGATGGGGTTGTAGTAGGACTGGACCTCAGTGGTGATCCAACt GCAGGGCATGGTCAGGATTTTTTGGAACCCCtctcagaagcaaaaaaagcagGTCTGAAGCTGGCATTGCATCTCTCAGAG ATTCCAAATCAAGAGGAGGAGACCAAAATTCTCCTGGGCCTGCCTCCTGACAGGATTGGACATGGAACATTTCTCAACTCTCCAACAACTGGCTCAGAAGAGTTAGTGCCTCTTGTTAGACAGAATCATATTCCTCTTG aacTTTGCATGACATCAAACATCAAAACTCAGACGGTGCCTTCCTGTGACAAGCACCATTTTGGATACTGGTACAACATCGGACACCCCGCAGTGCTTTGT ACTGATGATAAAGGCGTGTTTGCAACAGATCTGTCTCAAGAATATGAACTGGTTGCAAAAACATTTAATCTGACTCGCTCGCAGATGTGGGATCTTTCCTATGAATCAATCAACTATATCTTTGCTTCAAATGGAGTGAAATCAAAGCTGAGGGAACAGTGGTGTAAGCTGAAGCCAACTCTGTTTGTTTAA
- the ADAL gene encoding adenosine deaminase-like protein isoform X2: protein MVSMKGLSAPSELHAHLNGCISSSTMKKLMAQKPNLQIQNGMTVIDKGKKRTLDECFQMFQIIYQITTRTEDILLITKDVIKEFADDGVKYLELRSTPREEKSTGMTKRMYVETVLEGIKQCKEEGLDIDVRLLIAINRRGGPTVAKQTVKLAEEFLLSTDGVVVGLDLSGDPTAGHGQDFLEPLSEAKKAGLKLALHLSEIPNQEEETKILLGLPPDRIGHGTFLNSPTTGSEELVPLVRQNHIPLELCMTSNIKTQTVPSCDKHHFGYWYNIGHPAVLCTDDKGVFATDLSQEYELVAKTFNLTRSQMWDLSYESINYIFASNGVKSKLREQWCKLKPTLFV, encoded by the exons ATGGTCTCGATGaagggattgagtgcaccctca GAACTTCATGCTCATTTGAATGGCTGTATCAGTTCTTCAACTATGAAGAAACTTATGGCCCAGAAGCCAAACCTTCAGATCCAGAATGGAATGACTGTGATtgacaaaggaaagaaaagaacctTAGATGA gtgttttcagatgtttcagaTCATCTATCAGATTACAACAAGGACTGAAGATATTTTACTG ATAACTAAGGATGTTATTAAAGAATTTGCTGATGATGGTGTCAAATATCTGGAATTAAGGAGCACTCCTCGAGAAGAAAAGTCCACAG GTATGACCAAAAGGATGTACGTTGAAACTGTACTTGAGGGTATAAAACAGTGTAAAGAAGAAGGCTTGGATATAGATGTAAG ATTATTGATAGCAATAAATAGAAGAGGTGGTCCAACAGTTGCTAAGCAGACTGTTAAACTTGCTGAAGAATTCCTTCTTTCCACTGATGGGGTTGTAGTAGGACTGGACCTCAGTGGTGATCCAACt GCAGGGCATGGTCAGGATTTTTTGGAACCCCtctcagaagcaaaaaaagcagGTCTGAAGCTGGCATTGCATCTCTCAGAG ATTCCAAATCAAGAGGAGGAGACCAAAATTCTCCTGGGCCTGCCTCCTGACAGGATTGGACATGGAACATTTCTCAACTCTCCAACAACTGGCTCAGAAGAGTTAGTGCCTCTTGTTAGACAGAATCATATTCCTCTTG aacTTTGCATGACATCAAACATCAAAACTCAGACGGTGCCTTCCTGTGACAAGCACCATTTTGGATACTGGTACAACATCGGACACCCCGCAGTGCTTTGT ACTGATGATAAAGGCGTGTTTGCAACAGATCTGTCTCAAGAATATGAACTGGTTGCAAAAACATTTAATCTGACTCGCTCGCAGATGTGGGATCTTTCCTATGAATCAATCAACTATATCTTTGCTTCAAATGGAGTGAAATCAAAGCTGAGGGAACAGTGGTGTAAGCTGAAGCCAACTCTGTTTGTTTAA
- the ADAL gene encoding adenosine deaminase-like protein isoform X3: MFQIIYQITTRTEDILLITKDVIKEFADDGVKYLELRSTPREEKSTGMTKRMYVETVLEGIKQCKEEGLDIDVRLLIAINRRGGPTVAKQTVKLAEEFLLSTDGVVVGLDLSGDPTAGHGQDFLEPLSEAKKAGLKLALHLSEIPNQEEETKILLGLPPDRIGHGTFLNSPTTGSEELVPLVRQNHIPLELCMTSNIKTQTVPSCDKHHFGYWYNIGHPAVLCTDDKGVFATDLSQEYELVAKTFNLTRSQMWDLSYESINYIFASNGVKSKLREQWCKLKPTLFV; encoded by the exons atgtttcagaTCATCTATCAGATTACAACAAGGACTGAAGATATTTTACTG ATAACTAAGGATGTTATTAAAGAATTTGCTGATGATGGTGTCAAATATCTGGAATTAAGGAGCACTCCTCGAGAAGAAAAGTCCACAG GTATGACCAAAAGGATGTACGTTGAAACTGTACTTGAGGGTATAAAACAGTGTAAAGAAGAAGGCTTGGATATAGATGTAAG ATTATTGATAGCAATAAATAGAAGAGGTGGTCCAACAGTTGCTAAGCAGACTGTTAAACTTGCTGAAGAATTCCTTCTTTCCACTGATGGGGTTGTAGTAGGACTGGACCTCAGTGGTGATCCAACt GCAGGGCATGGTCAGGATTTTTTGGAACCCCtctcagaagcaaaaaaagcagGTCTGAAGCTGGCATTGCATCTCTCAGAG ATTCCAAATCAAGAGGAGGAGACCAAAATTCTCCTGGGCCTGCCTCCTGACAGGATTGGACATGGAACATTTCTCAACTCTCCAACAACTGGCTCAGAAGAGTTAGTGCCTCTTGTTAGACAGAATCATATTCCTCTTG aacTTTGCATGACATCAAACATCAAAACTCAGACGGTGCCTTCCTGTGACAAGCACCATTTTGGATACTGGTACAACATCGGACACCCCGCAGTGCTTTGT ACTGATGATAAAGGCGTGTTTGCAACAGATCTGTCTCAAGAATATGAACTGGTTGCAAAAACATTTAATCTGACTCGCTCGCAGATGTGGGATCTTTCCTATGAATCAATCAACTATATCTTTGCTTCAAATGGAGTGAAATCAAAGCTGAGGGAACAGTGGTGTAAGCTGAAGCCAACTCTGTTTGTTTAA